The genomic interval CAGGCGGCGGGTCTGCCGATTTTAACCTGAGCGGGGAGCTCGATTCACTTTTGGGCGGCGATGCAGGCGGCGGAAGTTCCGGTGGGGGCGGTAGCGGTGCACCTTCCTTTGCGGATATTGCCGCGGCACTTGGACCTTCTTCGACTCCCGCTCCGCCTAAGCAGACATCTAGGACGTCTTCTTCGACTTCCAATACGGCGAATTTAAATCTACTCCTTGACGTAAATATTGCATTAACCGTCGAACTGGGTCGTACTAACATGTACATTAAAGATGTCTTGGCATTGAGCGAAGGTGCGGTTGTTGAATTGGACAGCGCCGTCGGCGAGGATTTGGATATTTTAGCCAACGGTAAATTGGTAGGAAAAGGAAAACTAGTCGTGCTAGACGATTATTATGGAATTAGAATTACGGAGATTGTCAATCCGGATAGGAGATTGATGTAATCTTATTCAAGCGATCGGAACCCCGGGAGAAAATCCGAGGTTCCGAAGAATTTCTATGCTTTGGATTCTCCGCCTAAGACCGCTTTCATTACCGATTTGAAATTGGAAAGGTTTAATGGCAGAACGAGATCAGTTCCTTCTTGTCCTAATTTCTCTATCTCTTTAATAAATCGTTGAGCAATTCTCAACTTTACGGCTTCTTTTCCACCGGTAGTCTTGATCGAGGATGCTAAGAGAGTAATACCTTTTGCAGTAGCTTCCGCTATCGATTCGATTTCCGTAGCTAAGCCTTCCGCTTCGTTAATGCGTTTCTGCTTTTCTCCTTCGGATTTGTTGATCGCTTCCTCTTTCACGCCCAGAGATCGATTGATCCTAGAATCACGATCGCCTTCCGACAGGGAGATTTGCGCCTTCTTAGTGATCTGAGCTTTTTTCTCCCTTTCCATCGCTTCTATAATTGATTTCGGGGGGGTAATGTTCACGATTTCATATCGATTGACTCGCACTCCCCAAGGTTCGGCCGCTTGATCTAAGACTTCTAAGATTTTACTGTTAATCACTTCGCGGGTCTCGAACGTTGTATCCATATCCATGGTACCGATAATCGCGCGCATTGTCGTTTGTACGAGTTGCGTAACGGCAAATCGGTAATCGTCGATTCCATAGCTGGCCCTTTGAGGATCCAGGACTCTTAAATAAAGAATTCCATCCATCTCGACCTTAACGTTATCTTTGGTGATACAGGTTTGAGGAGGAACATCGATGGCCTGCTCCTTCAGAGTATGATAGTATGAATCCTCGTCTATGAACGGAATCAGAATATGAAATCCCGCATGAAGGGTTCTATTATATCGACCTAATCTTTCTACGATAATGCATTCTTGAGCGGAGACGATGCGAATGGATCGATATATTTTATATGCAAGATAAAGAGTAAACGCGAACCAAAAAATTCCCGTAAACGCGTATTTAAAGCCACTTAATTCCATACTCGTTTTTACTCCTTGATCTCGGCGATGTTCGGTAATTTGTTCGTCACTTTGGAGACGCCTTCAAAAAAGCTTACTACACCCGCTATCTCGGTAGGCAGAACGGTCGTTTTGGCCTTTTGCAGGATCTCACCTAACCCGGTGAGATAATCTTCGGTAATTTGTAAATTGACGGCTTCCGGACCGCCGTCTTTTCCGATGGCGTTCGCGATTAGCTGGATTCCTTTCGCCTTTGCAGTCGCGATTAGTTCTATTTCTTGAGCCTTTCCTTCGGCCTCGTTTACTTTCTTAATTTTCTCGCCTTCGGAAAGATTGATCGCTTCTTGGCGCTCTCCCATAGACCGGTTGATACGGCCTAATTTTTCCCCTTCGGAAATTGTGATTTCGGCCCGTTTAACTCGTTCCGCTTTTACCTGTTCCTCCATTTCATGCAAAATTTCTTTTGGGGGAGAAATATTTTTAATTTCATATCGAGTCACCTTGATTCCCCACGGATCGGTGGCTTCGTCCAAAGCCCGGACGACGTTTGCATTGATATCGTCGCGCTCCGAAAAGGTATGATCTAAAACCAGTTTTCCTATTTCGGAACGGAGAGTGGTCTGAGCCAATTGGACTGTCGCATTTTGAAAATTTTCGATTTCGTACGAGGCTTTATAAGGATCGACTAGCTTAAGATATAAGATTCCATCCACGAGAATGGAAACGTTATCTTTGGTAATGCAAGTTTGAGGAGGGATATCCATGGCGATCTCTTTTAAATTCTGCCGGTATCGAACCTGGTCGATAAGTGGAATTAGAAAATGAAATCCGGCAGGAAGAGCTCCCCGAAATACTCCCAATCTTTCCACTAAAAAACTATAGTTCTGAGGAACGATGATAAACGTTTTTCGGACTATATAGATGACCGCGATAAAAATTAAGGTAAAGTAAAACATTTCGTTTCCCAAACCTCCCTTTCTGCTTAAATTTTAAAAATGCGATTAAGACTCGTCGGGTAAATCGACGGGTTTAACGATAAAGGTCAAATTTTCCCTTTCGATAATCTCAGCTTTGCGTCCCGAGGGAATCCGTTTGGTTTTACTCACGGCATCCCATTCTGTGCCTTGGAATAAAATTCTTCCACCCTTTCTTTCCACCAAAATATCTTTTATTACGGGAACGATTCTGCCGGGGCCGTCTTCAGGATTTAAGACGGCGCGCTCGCTATTAGAAGGGAAAAATCTACGAAGAGCCGCGCCTCCGAGTAAAATTAAGAAACCCGAGCAGCCTGCCCATAACCCGGCTTGGATCCATATATTGAATTCAAAAAAATAGGAAAGAGAACCTACCATGACCGCAGAAATTCCCAAAAATACGACGAAGGTTCCCGGTATGAATAACTCGGCAACCATTAAGAAAAGGCCTACGCCGATCCAAAGGTAGCTAATCGTATGTCCATCTTGTAGAAAGTTCATCATTCGATCTCGGTAACGGGAAAATTCTACTTCCAAAATCCATTCCCTTTCACTACGCTAGCGGGAAAACGATGAAAAGAATCGCGATTCGCCTCGGAATCGGACTATCGGTCCTGTTTCTGGGATTACAGTTCGTCCCAGTAGAATTCCCGTCAGGGAAGAATGCTAAGGAAATCCAAACGGAAGAAAGCGTCAAAAAGATTTTTCGCAGATCCTGCTACGATTGCCATTCGGATTTAGTGAAATGGCCATGGTATTCGAGAATATTTCCCGTTTCACTCTACCTGATACGTCATGTAGATGAAGGGAAGGACGAACTCAATTTTTCCGAATGGGAAGATTTAAAACCCTCCGAAAAAGCCGATCTCGCCGAGAAAATTTTAGAGGAGATAGAAGAAGGAGAAATGCCTCTTTGGGACTATAAAATTTTACATCCGGAAGCCAAACTGGACCAGGAAGATATGGAAACTGTTCGTGATTGGTTACAAACATATGCGGAGAAGTGAGAACACTCGTGCAAGATAAAGCAAATCAGAAAGGAAAACTTTGGGGAGGCAGATTTAAAGAGAAAGCCTCTTCCATTATGGAGCGGATCGGTGAATCCATTTCTTTCGATCAAAAATTATTTAAGGAAGACCTGCAGGGAAGTCGCGCTCATGCAAAGATGCTGGAAAAGATCGGCATCTTAACCTCTAAGGAATTGGAAGCGATTGTAGACGGACTCGGTATCATCGAAGCGGAAATAGAATCCGGCTCGTTCGAATTTCGCACGGATTTAGAAGACATCCATATGCATGTGGAAAATCGTCTGACCGAGCTAAAGGGAGAGGTCGGCAAAAAACTTCATACTGCCAGATCTCGAAACGATCAGGTCGCTCAAGACGTAAGACTTTATATTCGCGGTCGGATTCAGGATATCCAAGCGGGATTAGATTCTTTATTAGAGGCACTTTATACTTTAGCCGAGGCGAACGTAGGCACGATTATCCCTGGATACACGCATCTGCAAGTTGCACAACCGATTCGGGCCTCCCAATTTATCCTGGCGTATTTTTGGATGTTTAAACGAGATCGTGATTTTTTCCAGTTCGTTCGATCCACGAATGACGAATTGGTTTTAGGTTCCGGAGCTATGGCTGGGGTAAATTATTCCAACGATCGAGAATTTTTGGCAGCCGAATTGGAACTGTCAAAAATTTCTCCGAACTCGATGGATGCGGTTAGCGGTAGAGATCATCTTTTACAATTTTTGTTTGCAAGCACTCAATGCATGATTCACGCTTCTCGGTTTTGTGAGGACTTAATTCTTTATGCTTCTCAAGAATTCGGTTTGATAAAGCTACCCGACGCGTTAACTACGGGCTCGTCCATTATGCCTCAGAAAAAGAATCCGGATATCGCAGAATTGATACGAGGGAAGGCAGCAAGAGTCATCGGAAATTTAAATCATATGGTTGTACTCTTAAAAGGTCTACCGCTCACATACAATCGGGATTTACAGGAAGATAAGCTACCTTTGTTCGATACCGTGGACACTCTCTTGATCAGTCTGGAAGGATTAGAAGCCATGGTTCGGGAAATGAAGTTTCGCCCGGAGAGAGGGGAACGTTCCTTGAAAGAGGGTTTTGCAACTGCGACGGATTTGGCAGATTTTCTTGTAGGAGAGAAAGGCGTGCCATTTCGGACGGCTCATGAACTTGTCGGAAAACTCGTATCGGAATGCAGTGAAAGAGGGGAGACCCTTTTTACGATTTCGGAAGATATTCGGACCTCGATTTCTTCTTACTTTAAAGGGGAAGAATATTCTAATGCCGTTTCTTTGGAATTATCGGCAGATAAAAAGAACAGTTACGGTGGGACAGCTAAGGCTCGTCAAATCGAGCAGTTAAAAATTGCACTGGATTGCTTAAAATCTTTACCAAGGATGGAAAAATGAATCGTCTCTTAATACTATCGTTACTAAGCTTCATCGTAATCGGAGCCTGCAAAAATAATCCGTATTCGGAGCAGAAATATCGACCGGAGCCGTATACTTTAATGCAGGTAACGGTTCATCGCTTAGACCAAAACTATCTGGGACTTCCCGACAAACCCGGGATTTATGCGGTGATACAAACGACTCAGGGCGATTTAGTCGCCGAACTTTTCGACAAGGACGCTCCTAAGACGGTGCAAAACTTTATCGATTTGGCCCAGGGTGAAAAAGAATTTACGGCCAGAAACGGTCAGAAGCAAAAGAAACCGTTTTACGACGGACTTACGTTTCATCGAGTGATCGAAGGTTTTATGGTTCAGGGCGGATGTCCCAACGGAGACGGAACCGGAGGGCCGGGTTACAGATTTGAAGATGAAATCAATGCAAAATCTCTAGGTTTGGATAAACAGAGAGTCGGGCAGGTTCCATATTATACCGGGCAGTTACAAAGAGTCGTAATTCAGGAAATGGGGATCAAGAGCATGAGGGAATTCGAAGACAAGAAGGAAGAGTTTGAAAAGAACTTCGAGCAGGCTAAGAATCTCTCAGTCATGGAAGTGCTGTATCGTCTCGGCTATCGGTACAATGAGGTCGTAAATAGCCATCGAGCCATTAAAGGAGCGCTTGCGATGGCAAACGCGGGACCGAACACAAACGGTTCTCAATTTTTCATCAATCAGGTCGACACGCCGCACCTAGATGGCCTGCATACGGTTTTTGGTCAGATCGTTCGAGGAGCCGAGGTTGTGGATAAAATCGTGGCTTCCGGGAACTCAAAATCCATCATTCGGCGTATCTTGATCGTCGACAGGAGAACTGTGAATCCATGAGTTCCGACGGGAATAAGAGAACTTATTTCCTAATCGCAAAGGAGATCGGTACTTCCTCAGGAGCCGGGGGGACGGCCAAGGTTTTAGAGGCCTTGGCGGCGTTGGATTTGGATGAAAAGGAAGAGGAATCGATTCTTATCGACGCCAAATCGGAGGGAGAATCATCTTTAGACTTTGTGAAGATTCTCAAAATTTTTCGAGTCGTTCGGAAGATTCGGGAATCAGTTAGTCAGGCTTATGAAGAGGCGATGACCCGATATAGCAAAGTAAATTCAATGACCGGCAAAAGACGTCCGACAGAAGACGAAGCCAAACTTAAGCAGACTCTGATGGATTATATTCTCAAAATTGAGGGTACATTCGAGAGGAACGACTTGGCGGACGAATCGCTGATCAAGGAATTACATAAATTTTTTGAAAGTTTGGATTCTGCGGATAAACTGTCCGAAGAGAATATTTCCAGTTTGTACATCTCACCGAAGACGGCGTCGCTCATCTCGCCGCTGCTGGAAAGAATGCAGGAATGCTACGAAGAATACGGAAAGATTCGACCTATCCTAAAAAGGCTGATCCGAATCGCGGATTATATCATCGAAGACGCCGGTCCAAACTCCTAACGGAAGACGTTTCTCCCCTTTAATTTCATAGTAAACCAGGGTTTTTTGGAAGGATTTCTTCCGATTTTGCCGAAAGATTGTACGAGGAACCTTTAAATAGGTTTCCAACCGAGTCGGTATGTTTATCTCTCGGTTGATTTTGAAAGGTACTGGGATGAATCTCGTTCGGATTTGCATAATACTACTATTTTTAGCCTATCAAACGATAAACGCATATCCGAAGAGGGACGCAAGGGGAGAGGTCTCCGAAAATTATGTTCGGCAACAGGGAATCGTTGATCTAAAGCTCCCAAAGATGCAATACCGTGAAAACGAGCCGGTGAAAGCGTTACTCTCGGTAAGAAATACCGGAAACGAGGTGCTTCGAATTTTTCCCTACGGTAGGGATCTACGTTCCTTCCAAGTGATCGTAAGAGACGAAGACGGTAGAACTGTATCGAAAATCGAAGAGGAACCGAAGGTGGATTCCGTGCTTCGTCGACGAAATAGGGTGGAGAATTTAGTTGGAGACGAGGTAAAGGAAATCATTCTGCACAAGGATGAAACCTTTTCAAAGGAAATCCGGTTAGATCAACTTTACGAATTGGAAGCCGGAAAAAAGTATTTTGTGACCGCTTACTTCTACCCAAATATATCCGAGTATAGGGATCATTTTGTGCGATCCCAAAACCATCCGTATTTTTCCGTGGAAGAAAGGCGAAAGGATTGGATTTTGCCGGGGGTTCCTTATCAGGATCCGGTCATCGACGGTTTAGAACCGGAAGAAGTAATTCATCTGTTCCTAGGCGCCGAAAAGAAAGGAAATTGGAAATTGCATTTTAAATGGATTCATTTCCCGGAGTATGTTCAGGCTTATGATCGTTATTCCCGGGATTGGGCGCAAGCCGAGGAATCCGAAAAGGACTTCATCCTGGAAGAATTTAGAAAATTCCTGACGGAAAACCGCGCTGGTGTGCTACAATATTATAAAATTCTCAGTGT from Leptospira fainei serovar Hurstbridge str. BUT 6 carries:
- the fliN gene encoding flagellar motor switch protein FliN, producing MGEGSLSQDDIDALLTGGGGGGGAAPAGGGSADFNLSGELDSLLGGDAGGGSSGGGGSGAPSFADIAAALGPSSTPAPPKQTSRTSSSTSNTANLNLLLDVNIALTVELGRTNMYIKDVLALSEGAVVELDSAVGEDLDILANGKLVGKGKLVVLDDYYGIRITEIVNPDRRLM
- a CDS encoding SPFH domain-containing protein, whose translation is MELSGFKYAFTGIFWFAFTLYLAYKIYRSIRIVSAQECIIVERLGRYNRTLHAGFHILIPFIDEDSYYHTLKEQAIDVPPQTCITKDNVKVEMDGILYLRVLDPQRASYGIDDYRFAVTQLVQTTMRAIIGTMDMDTTFETREVINSKILEVLDQAAEPWGVRVNRYEIVNITPPKSIIEAMEREKKAQITKKAQISLSEGDRDSRINRSLGVKEEAINKSEGEKQKRINEAEGLATEIESIAEATAKGITLLASSIKTTGGKEAVKLRIAQRFIKEIEKLGQEGTDLVLPLNLSNFKSVMKAVLGGESKA
- a CDS encoding SPFH domain-containing protein, whose product is MFYFTLIFIAVIYIVRKTFIIVPQNYSFLVERLGVFRGALPAGFHFLIPLIDQVRYRQNLKEIAMDIPPQTCITKDNVSILVDGILYLKLVDPYKASYEIENFQNATVQLAQTTLRSEIGKLVLDHTFSERDDINANVVRALDEATDPWGIKVTRYEIKNISPPKEILHEMEEQVKAERVKRAEITISEGEKLGRINRSMGERQEAINLSEGEKIKKVNEAEGKAQEIELIATAKAKGIQLIANAIGKDGGPEAVNLQITEDYLTGLGEILQKAKTTVLPTEIAGVVSFFEGVSKVTNKLPNIAEIKE
- a CDS encoding NfeD family protein; this encodes MMNFLQDGHTISYLWIGVGLFLMVAELFIPGTFVVFLGISAVMVGSLSYFFEFNIWIQAGLWAGCSGFLILLGGAALRRFFPSNSERAVLNPEDGPGRIVPVIKDILVERKGGRILFQGTEWDAVSKTKRIPSGRKAEIIERENLTFIVKPVDLPDES
- a CDS encoding heme-binding domain-containing protein; the protein is MKRIAIRLGIGLSVLFLGLQFVPVEFPSGKNAKEIQTEESVKKIFRRSCYDCHSDLVKWPWYSRIFPVSLYLIRHVDEGKDELNFSEWEDLKPSEKADLAEKILEEIEEGEMPLWDYKILHPEAKLDQEDMETVRDWLQTYAEK
- the argH gene encoding argininosuccinate lyase, yielding MQDKANQKGKLWGGRFKEKASSIMERIGESISFDQKLFKEDLQGSRAHAKMLEKIGILTSKELEAIVDGLGIIEAEIESGSFEFRTDLEDIHMHVENRLTELKGEVGKKLHTARSRNDQVAQDVRLYIRGRIQDIQAGLDSLLEALYTLAEANVGTIIPGYTHLQVAQPIRASQFILAYFWMFKRDRDFFQFVRSTNDELVLGSGAMAGVNYSNDREFLAAELELSKISPNSMDAVSGRDHLLQFLFASTQCMIHASRFCEDLILYASQEFGLIKLPDALTTGSSIMPQKKNPDIAELIRGKAARVIGNLNHMVVLLKGLPLTYNRDLQEDKLPLFDTVDTLLISLEGLEAMVREMKFRPERGERSLKEGFATATDLADFLVGEKGVPFRTAHELVGKLVSECSERGETLFTISEDIRTSISSYFKGEEYSNAVSLELSADKKNSYGGTAKARQIEQLKIALDCLKSLPRMEK
- a CDS encoding peptidylprolyl isomerase; this encodes MNRLLILSLLSFIVIGACKNNPYSEQKYRPEPYTLMQVTVHRLDQNYLGLPDKPGIYAVIQTTQGDLVAELFDKDAPKTVQNFIDLAQGEKEFTARNGQKQKKPFYDGLTFHRVIEGFMVQGGCPNGDGTGGPGYRFEDEINAKSLGLDKQRVGQVPYYTGQLQRVVIQEMGIKSMREFEDKKEEFEKNFEQAKNLSVMEVLYRLGYRYNEVVNSHRAIKGALAMANAGPNTNGSQFFINQVDTPHLDGLHTVFGQIVRGAEVVDKIVASGNSKSIIRRILIVDRRTVNP